From Triticum aestivum cultivar Chinese Spring chromosome 4A, IWGSC CS RefSeq v2.1, whole genome shotgun sequence, a single genomic window includes:
- the LOC123082204 gene encoding RING-H2 finger protein ATL74 translates to MSMAGGPSGTTASQHGGGGGGCCSSSGTLELVAAFTAVCLALYGVILYLNYLYVRWSGRDGVHRTGSSTAAGPARKRAGGGGLDKAALAAMPVVRFKAEARGDGSEVREECAVCLSAMQDGDAVRALPGCRHAFHVGCVDVWLCAQATCPVCRARPALPVPAAKDGSKRAETAGREPDLESPV, encoded by the coding sequence ATGTCGATGGCGGGAGGCCCGTCGGGGACGACGGCGTCGCAgcatgggggcggcggcggggggtgcTGCAGCTCCAGCGGGACGCTGGAGCTCGTGGCGGCGTTCACGGCGGTGTGCCTCGCACTCTACGGGGTGATACTGTACCTCAACTACCTATACGTACGGTGGAGCGGGCGGGACGGCGTGCATCGGACGGGATCCAGCACGGCAGCCGGGCCGGCGAGGAAGAGGGCCGGCGGAGGGGGGCTCGACAAGGCGGCGCTGGCAGCCATGCCGGTGGTCCGATTCAAGGCGGAGGCGCGTGGCGACGGCAGCGAGGTAAGGGAGGAGTGCGCGGTGTGCCTGAGCGCCATGCAGGACGGCGACGCGGTGCGCGCCTTGCCCGGGTGCAGGCACGCGTTCCATGTCGGGTGCGTCGACGTCTGGCTGTGCGCGCAGGCCACCTGCCCCGTCTGCCGCGCGCGCCCTGCTCTCCCGGTTCCGGCAGCGAAGGACGGCTCCAAGAGGGCGGAGACCGCCGGACGGGAGCCGGACCTGGAGAGCCCGGTATAG